The following are from one region of the Stigmatella ashevillena genome:
- a CDS encoding pentapeptide repeat-containing protein — protein sequence MSALNPKLAEALGQHAEWLASGGLRGKQLLLEDADLTALNFSSIDLSEANLPGARLDGCNLSMAKLHGANLASTSLVHANLFKAQLSKANLDHAVLRGAALSQVMALRASFYEADLRGVDFQGADLRGAYLVNSNLESAVLRGAQLEGAALHGARLTGADLRGATGI from the coding sequence GTGAGTGCATTGAATCCAAAACTTGCCGAAGCACTCGGTCAACACGCAGAGTGGTTGGCTTCAGGAGGGCTGCGCGGAAAGCAGCTTCTCCTGGAGGACGCCGATTTAACTGCTCTCAACTTCTCGTCCATCGACTTGTCCGAGGCGAATCTTCCTGGGGCACGCTTGGATGGATGCAATCTGAGCATGGCGAAGCTTCATGGCGCCAACCTGGCGTCCACGTCGCTTGTTCATGCCAACCTTTTCAAAGCGCAGCTCTCCAAAGCCAACTTGGATCATGCGGTACTCCGGGGCGCTGCCCTCAGCCAGGTGATGGCGCTTCGAGCCAGTTTTTACGAGGCGGACCTTCGTGGAGTGGATTTTCAAGGTGCGGACCTACGAGGGGCCTACCTCGTCAATTCCAATCTGGAATCCGCAGTTCTGCGGGGCGCTCAGCTGGAAGGTGCTGCTCTTCATGGGGCGAGGCTCACGGGAGCCGACCTGCGCGGTGCGACAGGCATATAG
- a CDS encoding alpha-2-macroglobulin family protein, translated as MRNSMRWTVLAALVVAGVAAAKPLYITVPRAYGSQETVAVDVAFSSKGPVELRVLKPDNLDAFIRAQGDLRRAYQAPPVLKNPGRALSRGLNAVRLPSTYLLYSFSPEFRDTVAPALPPRGADDTAPSLNQMVEGPDKLVGVPAGFTVARSQWLNLDLGGAGTDFSVPGFSTWSGGGFQERRVMLAPLPAGTYILQLVQGRVEGQVVLVVSDLTVQLKQTDGQVLVRVAGRDQKPRAGAQVQVYLPSGQGVSGKTDEQGEVTLAVSEPRLLATATVDGDTALVDTDFYSALAVAPDVFIYSDRPIYKPGDTVKFRGLVRQPDTFLARLLTPRKKEVAVKLVSAEGREVATRTAVDEFGSFYGQMQVPDDLGTGVLRVTASVEDHAHQGEARVQDYVKPTFYLEVTPEQENIVPGAALKATVKARRYAGGVPAGARYEVFLYRTLVDAPAWVDDAGKGGAGSAVTYGTASSTEGKLSVPERLFSSVAAREVGEDPWASAAEFSAEGEAQIEIEVPPLAAGEERLPYKYSLTVRARDDQATFANATVPFFLSEVEVLGVASFSSKLEKKGAESVLSIRATTLSGKPYGATSGEVEFVLRKADGSEKSLGKRPFTTGADGVHREKVPTADVGTVLARVTVQDKRGKTWSGEESLLVIGGSDEPVTRVANLTLASLSGALSPGDSAQLVGLFPEGWGSGGRNEGQVWITFTGAGLYGTQLLTQKGLTLQHAFPVEKRYGSAVYVSVAYPTATGRWEERTVAYRIIPAERTLTVKLEPRRAEAAPLTEQVIDVRVTDHEGNGLATQLSVGVVDKAVYAIQSEFRPKVLDFFYPPARNNVSNFYSAEFQGYGYGEALARKMAGLPDHAFASIKPPSRKPKDQDRDTAFWQPNVVTDREGRATVRFRLPSNQTLWVVTAVAADTSGRFGEGTAEFATRGGLNLYAALPQFLRAGDEALASVRLSAGQEAKGGQSLNVRLASAGVLQAKTQEQQVELPQGGEQVIALPLKANSAGSAELAVDVTGGKEPLKDRRVVAVRPAVLEEPVKVSAWSGGELSLPAAGSATLANVELVLQPSVVDAALSNVRELLTYPYGCLEQLVSTTVPNVALFQTLKKVDALAKLDTDSQALLAEARSRSVQGTARILALAVKGGGFTWFAGYSEPNLPMTLIALDGLAYAVEAGLMDANDARLTEAARWLEAQEDMPFEYDATRAYVLARLYGPRQAARVRALVERATAGDLYPLALAVLAAEKAEVMKEPALKARIDTLVTASNEGFVQLASTNPAAGAEQEAFFRYPLRRVGLSAVLAHAASFGALDVDKARRRLLEQLSQPDLSTFDRSTALLHSLWLIERDAKSFKKLTPPEVKGTQKAVSFVPRGMGLVATLEPGTRSVNVGAFEGVATLRATAQTPLPDVQPVQAGMSIERRYWVLRPDGKVPLAAGEQVAQGEEVFVELLIDARGDNKSRSAYYVVEDAVPAGFVPLIEDKEFRGAPHALELAPEALKRRVLTPERATFFFEEPAWWSDNPRTVGYVMRAQFAGSFTAPPATIEDMYVTSIRGRTKADVLAVKPSEKPRGDW; from the coding sequence ATGAGGAACTCCATGCGTTGGACGGTGCTGGCGGCGTTGGTGGTGGCGGGTGTGGCGGCGGCCAAGCCGCTCTACATCACCGTGCCGCGGGCCTATGGCTCCCAGGAGACGGTGGCGGTGGACGTGGCGTTCTCCAGCAAGGGGCCGGTGGAGCTGCGGGTGCTCAAGCCGGACAACCTGGATGCCTTCATCCGCGCGCAGGGCGACTTGCGCCGCGCGTACCAGGCCCCGCCCGTGCTGAAGAACCCCGGGCGAGCGCTCAGCCGCGGCCTCAATGCGGTGCGCCTGCCCAGCACCTACCTGCTCTATTCCTTCAGCCCGGAGTTCCGGGACACCGTCGCCCCGGCGCTTCCCCCGCGTGGCGCCGACGACACTGCGCCCTCGCTCAACCAGATGGTGGAGGGGCCGGACAAGCTCGTGGGCGTGCCCGCGGGCTTCACCGTGGCGCGCAGCCAGTGGCTCAACCTGGACCTGGGCGGCGCGGGCACGGACTTCAGCGTCCCCGGGTTCTCCACGTGGTCGGGCGGCGGCTTCCAGGAGCGCCGGGTCATGCTCGCGCCGCTGCCTGCGGGCACCTACATCCTCCAACTCGTCCAGGGGCGGGTGGAGGGCCAGGTGGTGCTCGTCGTCTCGGACCTGACCGTGCAGCTCAAGCAGACCGATGGGCAGGTGTTGGTGCGCGTGGCAGGCCGGGACCAGAAGCCTCGCGCGGGGGCGCAGGTGCAGGTGTACCTGCCCTCTGGCCAGGGCGTCTCGGGCAAGACGGACGAGCAGGGCGAGGTGACGCTCGCGGTGAGCGAGCCGCGCCTGTTGGCCACCGCCACGGTGGACGGGGACACGGCGCTGGTGGACACGGACTTCTACTCCGCGCTCGCGGTGGCGCCGGATGTCTTCATCTACAGCGACCGGCCCATCTACAAGCCGGGCGACACGGTGAAGTTCCGCGGCCTGGTCCGCCAGCCGGACACCTTCCTGGCGCGGCTGCTCACGCCTCGGAAGAAGGAAGTGGCGGTGAAGCTGGTCTCCGCCGAGGGCCGCGAGGTGGCCACGCGCACGGCGGTGGATGAGTTCGGCAGCTTCTACGGGCAGATGCAGGTGCCGGATGACCTGGGCACGGGCGTGCTGCGGGTGACGGCCTCGGTGGAGGACCATGCCCACCAGGGCGAGGCGCGCGTGCAGGACTACGTGAAGCCCACCTTCTATCTGGAGGTGACGCCGGAACAGGAGAACATCGTCCCGGGCGCGGCGCTGAAGGCCACGGTGAAGGCGCGGCGCTACGCGGGCGGCGTGCCCGCGGGGGCGCGCTACGAGGTGTTCCTCTACCGCACGCTGGTGGACGCGCCCGCCTGGGTGGATGACGCGGGCAAGGGAGGGGCGGGCAGCGCGGTGACGTACGGCACTGCCTCCAGCACCGAGGGCAAGCTCAGCGTGCCCGAGCGCCTGTTCTCCTCGGTGGCCGCGCGCGAGGTGGGCGAAGACCCGTGGGCGAGCGCCGCCGAGTTCAGCGCGGAGGGCGAGGCGCAGATTGAAATCGAGGTCCCCCCGCTGGCGGCGGGCGAGGAGCGGCTGCCCTACAAGTACTCGCTCACGGTGCGGGCGCGGGATGATCAGGCGACGTTCGCCAACGCCACGGTGCCCTTCTTCCTCTCGGAGGTGGAGGTGCTGGGCGTGGCGAGCTTCTCCTCCAAGCTGGAGAAGAAGGGGGCCGAGTCGGTGCTGTCGATCCGGGCCACCACGCTGTCGGGCAAGCCCTACGGGGCCACGTCCGGCGAGGTGGAGTTCGTGCTGCGCAAGGCGGACGGCTCGGAGAAGAGCCTGGGCAAGCGCCCCTTCACCACGGGGGCGGACGGCGTCCACCGGGAGAAGGTCCCCACGGCGGATGTGGGCACGGTGCTGGCGCGGGTGACGGTGCAGGACAAGCGCGGAAAGACGTGGTCGGGCGAGGAGTCCCTGCTCGTCATCGGTGGCAGCGATGAGCCGGTGACCCGGGTGGCCAACCTGACGCTGGCCTCGCTCTCGGGGGCTTTGTCGCCAGGAGATTCGGCGCAGCTCGTGGGCCTCTTTCCGGAGGGATGGGGCTCGGGCGGACGGAACGAGGGGCAGGTGTGGATCACCTTCACGGGGGCGGGCCTGTACGGCACGCAGCTTCTGACGCAGAAGGGGCTCACGTTGCAGCACGCCTTCCCGGTGGAGAAGCGCTATGGCAGCGCGGTATACGTCTCGGTGGCGTACCCCACGGCCACGGGCCGCTGGGAGGAGCGCACGGTGGCCTACCGCATCATCCCGGCCGAGCGGACGCTCACGGTGAAGCTGGAGCCCCGGCGCGCCGAGGCGGCCCCGCTGACGGAGCAGGTCATCGACGTGCGGGTCACCGACCATGAGGGCAACGGCCTGGCCACGCAGCTCTCGGTGGGCGTGGTGGACAAGGCGGTGTACGCCATCCAGAGCGAGTTCCGCCCGAAGGTGCTGGACTTCTTCTACCCACCGGCGCGCAACAACGTCTCCAACTTCTACTCCGCCGAGTTCCAGGGCTACGGCTATGGCGAGGCGCTGGCGCGGAAGATGGCGGGGCTGCCGGACCATGCGTTTGCCTCCATCAAGCCGCCGAGCCGCAAGCCGAAGGACCAGGACCGCGACACGGCGTTCTGGCAGCCGAACGTGGTGACGGACCGGGAGGGCCGCGCCACGGTGCGCTTCCGGCTGCCTTCGAACCAGACGTTGTGGGTGGTGACGGCGGTGGCGGCGGACACCTCGGGACGCTTCGGTGAGGGCACCGCGGAGTTCGCCACGCGGGGCGGCCTCAACCTGTACGCGGCGCTGCCGCAGTTCCTCCGCGCGGGGGACGAGGCGCTCGCCTCGGTGCGCCTGTCCGCGGGGCAGGAGGCCAAGGGCGGCCAGTCGCTGAACGTGCGGTTGGCCTCCGCGGGCGTGCTCCAGGCCAAGACGCAGGAGCAGCAGGTGGAGCTGCCCCAAGGCGGCGAGCAGGTGATTGCCTTGCCGCTCAAGGCGAACAGCGCGGGCTCGGCCGAACTGGCGGTGGACGTGACGGGAGGCAAGGAGCCGCTGAAGGACCGGCGCGTGGTGGCGGTGCGGCCCGCGGTGCTGGAGGAGCCGGTGAAGGTGTCCGCATGGTCGGGCGGAGAGCTGTCGCTGCCCGCGGCGGGCTCGGCCACGCTGGCGAACGTGGAGCTGGTGCTCCAGCCCTCGGTGGTGGACGCGGCGCTCAGCAACGTGCGCGAGCTGCTCACCTACCCGTATGGCTGCCTGGAGCAGCTCGTCTCCACCACGGTGCCCAACGTGGCGCTGTTCCAGACGCTCAAGAAGGTGGACGCGCTGGCGAAGCTGGACACCGACAGCCAGGCGCTGCTGGCCGAGGCGCGCAGCCGCTCCGTGCAGGGCACCGCGCGCATCCTGGCGCTGGCGGTGAAGGGCGGAGGGTTCACCTGGTTCGCGGGCTACAGCGAGCCGAACTTGCCCATGACGCTCATTGCCCTGGATGGGCTGGCCTACGCGGTGGAAGCGGGGTTGATGGATGCCAATGACGCGCGGCTGACGGAGGCGGCGCGCTGGTTGGAGGCACAGGAGGACATGCCCTTCGAGTACGACGCGACCCGGGCCTACGTGCTGGCGCGGCTGTACGGGCCTCGGCAGGCGGCGCGGGTGCGTGCGCTGGTAGAGCGGGCGACGGCGGGAGACCTGTACCCGCTGGCGCTCGCGGTGCTGGCGGCGGAGAAGGCGGAGGTGATGAAGGAGCCTGCGCTGAAGGCCCGCATCGACACGCTGGTGACGGCGAGCAACGAGGGCTTCGTGCAACTGGCGAGCACGAACCCGGCGGCTGGGGCCGAGCAGGAGGCGTTCTTCCGTTACCCCTTGCGGCGGGTGGGCCTCTCGGCGGTGTTGGCCCATGCGGCCTCCTTCGGCGCGCTGGACGTGGACAAGGCGCGGCGGCGGCTGTTGGAGCAGCTCAGCCAGCCGGACCTCTCCACCTTTGACCGGAGCACGGCGCTGCTGCACTCCCTGTGGCTCATCGAGCGGGATGCGAAGAGCTTCAAGAAGCTGACGCCTCCGGAGGTGAAGGGAACGCAGAAGGCGGTGAGCTTCGTGCCGAGGGGCATGGGGCTGGTGGCCACGCTGGAGCCGGGCACGCGCTCGGTCAACGTGGGGGCCTTCGAGGGGGTGGCCACGCTGCGGGCCACGGCGCAGACGCCGCTGCCGGACGTGCAGCCTGTCCAGGCGGGGATGAGCATCGAGCGCCGGTACTGGGTGCTGCGCCCCGACGGCAAGGTGCCTCTGGCGGCCGGTGAGCAGGTGGCGCAGGGCGAAGAAGTCTTCGTCGAGCTGCTCATCGATGCGCGGGGGGACAACAAGTCCCGCTCGGCGTACTACGTGGTGGAGGACGCGGTGCCGGCCGGCTTCGTCCCGCTCATCGAGGACAAGGAGTTCCGGGGAGCGCCGCACGCGCTGGAACTGGCCCCCGAGGCGCTCAAGCGGCGCGTGCTCACCCCAGAGCGGGCGACGTTCTTCTTCGAGGAGCCGGCGTGGTGGAGCGACAACCCGCGCACGGTGGGCTACGTGATGAGGGCCCAGTTCGCGGGCTCCTTCACCGCGCCGCCCGCCACCATCGAGGACATGTACGTCACGAGCATTCGCGGACGCACGAAGGCGGATGTGCTGGCGGTGAAGCCCTCGGAGAAGCCGCGAGGCGACTGGTAG